A single genomic interval of Procambarus clarkii isolate CNS0578487 chromosome 61, FALCON_Pclarkii_2.0, whole genome shotgun sequence harbors:
- the LOC138354106 gene encoding uncharacterized protein isoform X4 codes for MQKYMDIKSGCSTANVDWPYFQILDQIVPLIRKEKIEKVQISSLDEQDLDAPQESLPSPLTSTIVPEQDPLSVASNPLSVASVNAVMVSAQSSTSVDGKCKTEAVDGEPPRKRGRGRRTAQRARDRWWGAVEDVDIGSDSTGLTIRDQGTHQSSSKSSTADKLDPSQMEIQTFHMLESCSSALTEIREILRLNTERQETLIQSLQQTVVSQGNTVKELLSTMTTQNATLIALMTQFTTRNSRSTLGMTTNGDFDDAKHTRDQRTHNHQEHLLTSQQNLINALSRETQDCENSLVETSELADDMTGL; via the exons ATGCAAAAATATATG GACATTAAAAGTGGCTGTTCAACAGCAAATGTGGACTGgccatactttcaaatacttgacCAAATAGTTCCTCTCATACGAAAAGAGAAGATTGAAAAAGTACAAATATCAAGTCTAGACGAACAAGACCTCGATGCACCTCAAGAAAGTCTTCCCAGTCCTCTAACAAGCACTATTGTTCCTGAACAAGATCCTCTGTCAGTGGCCTCCAATCCTTTATCAGTGGCGTCTGTTAATGCGGTCATGGTGTCCGCCCAGTCATCCACATCGGTAGATGGCAAATGCAAAactgaggctgttgatggtgagcCACCTCGCAAGAGGGGAAG AGGTCGTCGTACAGCTCAGCGTGCAAGAGACAGGTGGTGGGGTGCGGTAGAAGATGTGGATATTGGTTCAGATTCAACAGGGTTAACCATACGAGATCAAGGAACTCACCAGAGCTCATCCAAATCCTCCACAGCTGATAAGCTAGATCCTTCTCAAATGGAAATCCAAACTTTTCACATGCTAGAGTCTTGTTCTTCAGCACTAACAGAAATCCGTGAGATACTTAGATTAAATACTGAACGACAGGAAACGTTAATACAG AGCCTTCAGCAGACAGTGGTGAGCCAAGGCAACACTGTGAAGGAGCTGCTCTCTACCATGACTACTCAGAACGCAACTCTGATTGCTCTCATGACGCAGTTCACCACTAGAAATTCTCGGTCAACTTTAG GAATGACAACAAATGGTGATTTTGACGATGCAAAACACACAAGAGATCAGAGGACTCACAACCACCAAGAACATCTCCTGACCTCTCAGCAAAACTTAATCAATGCGTTATCTCGGGAGACTCAAGATTGTGAAAATTCACTTGTGGAAACATCAGAATTAGCAGATGACATGACCGGGTTATAG
- the LOC138354106 gene encoding uncharacterized protein isoform X5: MVQSYAKIYANVDWPYFQILDQIVPLIRKEKIEKVQISSLDEQDLDAPQESLPSPLTSTIVPEQDPLSVASNPLSVASVNAVMVSAQSSTSVDGKCKTEAVDGEPPRKRGRGRRTAQRARDRWWGAVEDVDIGSDSTGLTIRDQGTHQSSSKSSTADKLDPSQMEIQTFHMLESCSSALTEIREILRLNTERQETLIQSLQQTVVSQGNTVKELLSTMTTQNATLIALMTQFTTRNSRSTLGMTTNGDFDDAKHTRDQRTHNHQEHLLTSQQNLINALSRETQDCENSLVETSELADDMTGL, translated from the exons ATGGTCCAATCTTATGCAAAAATATATG CAAATGTGGACTGgccatactttcaaatacttgacCAAATAGTTCCTCTCATACGAAAAGAGAAGATTGAAAAAGTACAAATATCAAGTCTAGACGAACAAGACCTCGATGCACCTCAAGAAAGTCTTCCCAGTCCTCTAACAAGCACTATTGTTCCTGAACAAGATCCTCTGTCAGTGGCCTCCAATCCTTTATCAGTGGCGTCTGTTAATGCGGTCATGGTGTCCGCCCAGTCATCCACATCGGTAGATGGCAAATGCAAAactgaggctgttgatggtgagcCACCTCGCAAGAGGGGAAG AGGTCGTCGTACAGCTCAGCGTGCAAGAGACAGGTGGTGGGGTGCGGTAGAAGATGTGGATATTGGTTCAGATTCAACAGGGTTAACCATACGAGATCAAGGAACTCACCAGAGCTCATCCAAATCCTCCACAGCTGATAAGCTAGATCCTTCTCAAATGGAAATCCAAACTTTTCACATGCTAGAGTCTTGTTCTTCAGCACTAACAGAAATCCGTGAGATACTTAGATTAAATACTGAACGACAGGAAACGTTAATACAG AGCCTTCAGCAGACAGTGGTGAGCCAAGGCAACACTGTGAAGGAGCTGCTCTCTACCATGACTACTCAGAACGCAACTCTGATTGCTCTCATGACGCAGTTCACCACTAGAAATTCTCGGTCAACTTTAG GAATGACAACAAATGGTGATTTTGACGATGCAAAACACACAAGAGATCAGAGGACTCACAACCACCAAGAACATCTCCTGACCTCTCAGCAAAACTTAATCAATGCGTTATCTCGGGAGACTCAAGATTGTGAAAATTCACTTGTGGAAACATCAGAATTAGCAGATGACATGACCGGGTTATAG
- the LOC138354106 gene encoding uncharacterized protein isoform X1 translates to MELQDTRRRCVCVGVWPGRGIFPALESCLPWSVESTREFIQLRYKLRHHFNGRKHQCEKAYSRIVDELGLTSVITPTQARKKWSNLMQKYMDIKSGCSTANVDWPYFQILDQIVPLIRKEKIEKVQISSLDEQDLDAPQESLPSPLTSTIVPEQDPLSVASNPLSVASVNAVMVSAQSSTSVDGKCKTEAVDGEPPRKRGRGRRTAQRARDRWWGAVEDVDIGSDSTGLTIRDQGTHQSSSKSSTADKLDPSQMEIQTFHMLESCSSALTEIREILRLNTERQETLIQSLQQTVVSQGNTVKELLSTMTTQNATLIALMTQFTTRNSRSTLGMTTNGDFDDAKHTRDQRTHNHQEHLLTSQQNLINALSRETQDCENSLVETSELADDMTGL, encoded by the exons ATGGAACTCCAGGATACgaggaggaggtgtgtgtgtgtgggagtctgGCCTGGAAGGGGGATATTTCCAGCGCTGGAATCATGTCTGCCGT GGTCTGTCGAGTCTACCCGGGAGTTCATTCAGCTTAGATATAAGCTTCGGCATCATTTCAATGGACGCAAACATCAATGTGAGAAGGCATATAG TCGGATTGTCGACGAGCTTGGACTGACGAGTGTTATAACGCCTACACAGGCTAGGAAAAAATGGTCCAATCTTATGCAAAAATATATG GACATTAAAAGTGGCTGTTCAACAGCAAATGTGGACTGgccatactttcaaatacttgacCAAATAGTTCCTCTCATACGAAAAGAGAAGATTGAAAAAGTACAAATATCAAGTCTAGACGAACAAGACCTCGATGCACCTCAAGAAAGTCTTCCCAGTCCTCTAACAAGCACTATTGTTCCTGAACAAGATCCTCTGTCAGTGGCCTCCAATCCTTTATCAGTGGCGTCTGTTAATGCGGTCATGGTGTCCGCCCAGTCATCCACATCGGTAGATGGCAAATGCAAAactgaggctgttgatggtgagcCACCTCGCAAGAGGGGAAG AGGTCGTCGTACAGCTCAGCGTGCAAGAGACAGGTGGTGGGGTGCGGTAGAAGATGTGGATATTGGTTCAGATTCAACAGGGTTAACCATACGAGATCAAGGAACTCACCAGAGCTCATCCAAATCCTCCACAGCTGATAAGCTAGATCCTTCTCAAATGGAAATCCAAACTTTTCACATGCTAGAGTCTTGTTCTTCAGCACTAACAGAAATCCGTGAGATACTTAGATTAAATACTGAACGACAGGAAACGTTAATACAG AGCCTTCAGCAGACAGTGGTGAGCCAAGGCAACACTGTGAAGGAGCTGCTCTCTACCATGACTACTCAGAACGCAACTCTGATTGCTCTCATGACGCAGTTCACCACTAGAAATTCTCGGTCAACTTTAG GAATGACAACAAATGGTGATTTTGACGATGCAAAACACACAAGAGATCAGAGGACTCACAACCACCAAGAACATCTCCTGACCTCTCAGCAAAACTTAATCAATGCGTTATCTCGGGAGACTCAAGATTGTGAAAATTCACTTGTGGAAACATCAGAATTAGCAGATGACATGACCGGGTTATAG
- the LOC138354106 gene encoding uncharacterized protein isoform X3, translated as MNGSIKWSVESTREFIQLRYKLRHHFNGRKHQCEKAYSRIVDELGLTSVITPTQARKKWSNLMQKYMDIKSGCSTANVDWPYFQILDQIVPLIRKEKIEKVQISSLDEQDLDAPQESLPSPLTSTIVPEQDPLSVASNPLSVASVNAVMVSAQSSTSVDGKCKTEAVDGEPPRKRGRGRRTAQRARDRWWGAVEDVDIGSDSTGLTIRDQGTHQSSSKSSTADKLDPSQMEIQTFHMLESCSSALTEIREILRLNTERQETLIQSLQQTVVSQGNTVKELLSTMTTQNATLIALMTQFTTRNSRSTLGMTTNGDFDDAKHTRDQRTHNHQEHLLTSQQNLINALSRETQDCENSLVETSELADDMTGL; from the exons ATGAATGGCTCGATAAAGT GGTCTGTCGAGTCTACCCGGGAGTTCATTCAGCTTAGATATAAGCTTCGGCATCATTTCAATGGACGCAAACATCAATGTGAGAAGGCATATAG TCGGATTGTCGACGAGCTTGGACTGACGAGTGTTATAACGCCTACACAGGCTAGGAAAAAATGGTCCAATCTTATGCAAAAATATATG GACATTAAAAGTGGCTGTTCAACAGCAAATGTGGACTGgccatactttcaaatacttgacCAAATAGTTCCTCTCATACGAAAAGAGAAGATTGAAAAAGTACAAATATCAAGTCTAGACGAACAAGACCTCGATGCACCTCAAGAAAGTCTTCCCAGTCCTCTAACAAGCACTATTGTTCCTGAACAAGATCCTCTGTCAGTGGCCTCCAATCCTTTATCAGTGGCGTCTGTTAATGCGGTCATGGTGTCCGCCCAGTCATCCACATCGGTAGATGGCAAATGCAAAactgaggctgttgatggtgagcCACCTCGCAAGAGGGGAAG AGGTCGTCGTACAGCTCAGCGTGCAAGAGACAGGTGGTGGGGTGCGGTAGAAGATGTGGATATTGGTTCAGATTCAACAGGGTTAACCATACGAGATCAAGGAACTCACCAGAGCTCATCCAAATCCTCCACAGCTGATAAGCTAGATCCTTCTCAAATGGAAATCCAAACTTTTCACATGCTAGAGTCTTGTTCTTCAGCACTAACAGAAATCCGTGAGATACTTAGATTAAATACTGAACGACAGGAAACGTTAATACAG AGCCTTCAGCAGACAGTGGTGAGCCAAGGCAACACTGTGAAGGAGCTGCTCTCTACCATGACTACTCAGAACGCAACTCTGATTGCTCTCATGACGCAGTTCACCACTAGAAATTCTCGGTCAACTTTAG GAATGACAACAAATGGTGATTTTGACGATGCAAAACACACAAGAGATCAGAGGACTCACAACCACCAAGAACATCTCCTGACCTCTCAGCAAAACTTAATCAATGCGTTATCTCGGGAGACTCAAGATTGTGAAAATTCACTTGTGGAAACATCAGAATTAGCAGATGACATGACCGGGTTATAG
- the LOC138354106 gene encoding uncharacterized protein isoform X2, producing the protein MLSFMYYWSVESTREFIQLRYKLRHHFNGRKHQCEKAYSRIVDELGLTSVITPTQARKKWSNLMQKYMDIKSGCSTANVDWPYFQILDQIVPLIRKEKIEKVQISSLDEQDLDAPQESLPSPLTSTIVPEQDPLSVASNPLSVASVNAVMVSAQSSTSVDGKCKTEAVDGEPPRKRGRGRRTAQRARDRWWGAVEDVDIGSDSTGLTIRDQGTHQSSSKSSTADKLDPSQMEIQTFHMLESCSSALTEIREILRLNTERQETLIQSLQQTVVSQGNTVKELLSTMTTQNATLIALMTQFTTRNSRSTLGMTTNGDFDDAKHTRDQRTHNHQEHLLTSQQNLINALSRETQDCENSLVETSELADDMTGL; encoded by the exons ATGTTGAGTTTCATGTACTATT GGTCTGTCGAGTCTACCCGGGAGTTCATTCAGCTTAGATATAAGCTTCGGCATCATTTCAATGGACGCAAACATCAATGTGAGAAGGCATATAG TCGGATTGTCGACGAGCTTGGACTGACGAGTGTTATAACGCCTACACAGGCTAGGAAAAAATGGTCCAATCTTATGCAAAAATATATG GACATTAAAAGTGGCTGTTCAACAGCAAATGTGGACTGgccatactttcaaatacttgacCAAATAGTTCCTCTCATACGAAAAGAGAAGATTGAAAAAGTACAAATATCAAGTCTAGACGAACAAGACCTCGATGCACCTCAAGAAAGTCTTCCCAGTCCTCTAACAAGCACTATTGTTCCTGAACAAGATCCTCTGTCAGTGGCCTCCAATCCTTTATCAGTGGCGTCTGTTAATGCGGTCATGGTGTCCGCCCAGTCATCCACATCGGTAGATGGCAAATGCAAAactgaggctgttgatggtgagcCACCTCGCAAGAGGGGAAG AGGTCGTCGTACAGCTCAGCGTGCAAGAGACAGGTGGTGGGGTGCGGTAGAAGATGTGGATATTGGTTCAGATTCAACAGGGTTAACCATACGAGATCAAGGAACTCACCAGAGCTCATCCAAATCCTCCACAGCTGATAAGCTAGATCCTTCTCAAATGGAAATCCAAACTTTTCACATGCTAGAGTCTTGTTCTTCAGCACTAACAGAAATCCGTGAGATACTTAGATTAAATACTGAACGACAGGAAACGTTAATACAG AGCCTTCAGCAGACAGTGGTGAGCCAAGGCAACACTGTGAAGGAGCTGCTCTCTACCATGACTACTCAGAACGCAACTCTGATTGCTCTCATGACGCAGTTCACCACTAGAAATTCTCGGTCAACTTTAG GAATGACAACAAATGGTGATTTTGACGATGCAAAACACACAAGAGATCAGAGGACTCACAACCACCAAGAACATCTCCTGACCTCTCAGCAAAACTTAATCAATGCGTTATCTCGGGAGACTCAAGATTGTGAAAATTCACTTGTGGAAACATCAGAATTAGCAGATGACATGACCGGGTTATAG